The proteins below are encoded in one region of Oncorhynchus kisutch isolate 150728-3 linkage group LG14, Okis_V2, whole genome shotgun sequence:
- the LOC109904356 gene encoding DDB1- and CUL4-associated factor 5 isoform X1 codes for MKEVKGCGMRSSVGFLSQRRLFGNPLMKEEFQRLRLAGCTSLYKKDMLGHFGCVNAIEFSNNGGEYLVSGGDDRRVLLWDMERVLHARSAKPLILKGEHLSNIFCLAFDSTNKRVFSGGNDEQVILHDVEQGETLNVFLHDDAVYGLSVSPVNDNVFASSSDDGRVLIWDTRQPPHGEPFCLANYPSAFHSVMFNPAEPRLLATANSKEGVGLWDIRKPRTSLLRYGGSMSLQSAMSVRFNSAGTQLLALRRRLPPVLYELHSRLPSFQFDNQGYFNSCTMKSCCFAGDKDQYVLSGSDDFNLYMWRIPKDPEAGGPGRVVNGASMVLKGHRSIVNQVRFNPSTNMICSSGVEKVIKAWSPYQQTESLGDLDGCVENKSRSLYSHEEYISLVLNSGSGLRHDYVSQSIQEDPRMMAFFDSLVRREIEGWSSDSDSDLSEGAILQLHARGRRSTRAVGDGAGVLVGAASPVHPAAAMGDSDRSSSSSLAAPEALGAEPLLPRSRQRHHQSAFLLDLVGEDSDSSGFWLDPMPRPSPRDNSTLSSPTSSPAGASSSSSTSSEDEERRRVSTRQRNAARRRRMHFPCRPSGGRPESAQALYPGGVDSCSYPKISMDEASSSSASSTELQQGPDSVQIGPHRRSSKTGRCASNSGRLTGSSPAVSLDSQDDLLITSQDTLQQRTESREGGVTGAALERMDNSSWVSSSSRHHHSPHQTEMTEVPVDRLAPDLFASPDSRGEREALAGKQTDTMNQEEEEAGLSSQRGQAPTQGALKRTHLGSGGQGSGEGLEKKLKR; via the exons ATGAAGGAGGTGAAGGGTTGCGGTATGCGGTCCTCTGTGGGCTTTCTGTCTCAGAGAAGGCTTTTCGGGAACCCGCTGATGAAGGAAGAATTTCAGAGACTCCGGTTGGCAGGATGCACAAGCCTTTACAAGAAAGATATGCTGGGACATTTCGGGTGTGTAAACGCCATAGAGTTTTCCAACAATGGAGGGGAATACCTTGTGTCCG GAGGGGATGACCGCAGAGTGCTGCTGTGGGATATGGAGAGAGTCCTCCATGCTCGCTCGGCCAAGCCTCTCATACTGAAAGGAGAACACCTCTCCAACATCTTCTGCCTGGCTTTTGACAGCACCAACAAGAGGGTGTTCTCTGGGG GTAACGACGAACAGGTCATCCTTCATGATGTAGAGCA AGGCGAGACTCTGAACGTGTTCCTTCACGACGATGCGGTGTACGGCCTGTCAGTCAGCCCCGTTAACGACAACGTGTTCGCCAGCTCCTCGGACGACGGACGGGTCCTCATCTGGGACACACGGCAGCCGCCACACGGAG AGCCCTTCTGTCTGGCCAACTACCCATCAGCCTTTCACAGTGTGATGTTTAACCCGGCAGAGCCCCGACTGCTGGCTACAGCCAACTCCAAGGAGGGGGTGGGGCTGTGGGACATCCGCAAGCCTCGCAC ttctctgctgcgGTACGGCGGTAGCATGTCCCTGCAGAGTGCCATGTCGGTGCGTTTTAACAGCGCAGGGACCCAGCTCCTGGCCCTGCGTCGCAGGCTACCCCCGGTCCTCTACGAGCTACACTCTCGCCTACCCAGCTTCCAGTTCGACAACCAGGGCTACTTCAACTCCTGTACCATGAAGAGCTGCTGCTTCGCTGGAGACAAGGATCAG TATGTCTTGTCTGGATCAGATGACTTCAACCTTTATATGTGGAGAATCCCAAAGGATCCTGAAgcag gaGGCCCGGGGCGTGTGGTCAACGGAGCGTCCATGGTCCTGAAGGGTCACCGTTCCATCGTGAACCAAGTCCGGTTCAACCCCAGCACCAATATGATCTGCTCCTCCGGGGTCGAGAAGGTCATCAAG gCGTGGAGCCCCTACCAGCAGACAGAGAGTCTGGGCGACCTGGATGGTTGTGTGGAGAATAAGTCCAGGAGTCTGTACAGCCATGAGGAGTATATCAGCCTGGTGCTGAACAGCGGCAGCGGCCTGAGGCACGACTACGtctcacag tccatccaggaggatcctcgtATGATGGCCTTCTTTGACTCTCTGGTTCGTCGGGAGATCGAGGGCTGGAGTTCGGACTCAGACAGTGACCTGAGTGAGGGGGCCATCCTGCAGCTCCACGCCAGGGGACGACGCTCCACGCGGGCTGTAGGAGACGGCGCCGGGGTCCTGGTTGGTGCTGCTTCACCTGTACATCCCGCTGCTGCTATGGGCGACTCGGACcgctcctcctcatcctcattgGCTGCACCCGAGGCCTTGGGGGCGGAGCCGCTGCTGCCCAGGAGTCGTCAGCGACATCACCAGTCTGCGTTCTTATTGGACCTGGTGGGAGAGGACTCTGATTCCTCTGGGTTCTGGCTGGACCCCATGCCACGCCCCAGCCCCCGAGACAACTCCACCCTCTCCAGCCCCACATCCTCCCCCGCTGgggcctcctccagctcctccaccagCTCTGAGGATGAGGAGCGCCGCAGGGTCAGCACCCGGCAACGCAACGCCGCACGGAGGCGCCGCATGCACTTCCCCTGCAGGCCCAGTGGAGGGCGCCCCGAGTCCGCCCAGGCCCTGTACCCCGGGGGGGTCGACTCCTGCTCCTACCCCAAGATCTCCATGGATGAGGCCTCATCCTCCTCCGCGTCCTCCACGGAGCTGCAGCAGGGCCCGGACTCGGTCCAGATCGGACCCCACAGAAGGAGCTCGAAAACGGGTAGATGTGCCAGCAATTCGGGCAGACTTACCGGTTCCAGCCCTGCAGTCTCTCTGGACAGCCAAGATGACCTTCTCATCACCTCTCAGGACACCCTGCAGCAGAGGACCGAGTCCCGGGAGGGAGGGGTGACTGGGGCTGCTTTAGAGAGGATGGACAACAGTAGCTgggtctcctcttcctccagacaTCACCACAGCCCCCACCAGACTGAGATGACTGAAGTGCCAGTAGACCGTCTGGCTCCAGACCTGTTTGCGTCCCCAGATtccaggggggagagggaggcctTGGCGGGGAAACAAACAGACACTATGaaccaggaagaggaagaggcagGGCTGTCTTCTCAGAGAGGCCAGGCCCCGACCCAGGGGGCGCTAAAACGGACTCACCTGGGGTCAGGGGGTCAAGGGTCAGGGGAGGGGTTAGAGAAGAAGTTGAAGAGATGA
- the LOC109904356 gene encoding DDB1- and CUL4-associated factor 5 isoform X2, with translation MKEVKGCGMRSSVGFLSQRRLFGNPLMKEEFQRLRLAGCTSLYKKDMLGHFGCVNAIEFSNNGGEYLVSGGDDRRVLLWDMERVLHARSAKPLILKGEHLSNIFCLAFDSTNKRVFSGGNDEQVILHDVEQGETLNVFLHDDAVYGLSVSPVNDNVFASSSDDGRVLIWDTRQPPHGEPFCLANYPSAFHSVMFNPAEPRLLATANSKEGVGLWDIRKPRTSLLRYGGSMSLQSAMSVRFNSAGTQLLALRRRLPPVLYELHSRLPSFQFDNQGYFNSCTMKSCCFAGDKDQYVLSGSDDFNLYMWRIPKDPEAGGPGRVVNGASMVLKGHRSIVNQVRFNPSTNMICSSGVEKVIKAWSPYQQTESLGDLDGCVENKSRSLYSHEEYISLVLNSGSGLRHDYVSQEDPRMMAFFDSLVRREIEGWSSDSDSDLSEGAILQLHARGRRSTRAVGDGAGVLVGAASPVHPAAAMGDSDRSSSSSLAAPEALGAEPLLPRSRQRHHQSAFLLDLVGEDSDSSGFWLDPMPRPSPRDNSTLSSPTSSPAGASSSSSTSSEDEERRRVSTRQRNAARRRRMHFPCRPSGGRPESAQALYPGGVDSCSYPKISMDEASSSSASSTELQQGPDSVQIGPHRRSSKTGRCASNSGRLTGSSPAVSLDSQDDLLITSQDTLQQRTESREGGVTGAALERMDNSSWVSSSSRHHHSPHQTEMTEVPVDRLAPDLFASPDSRGEREALAGKQTDTMNQEEEEAGLSSQRGQAPTQGALKRTHLGSGGQGSGEGLEKKLKR, from the exons ATGAAGGAGGTGAAGGGTTGCGGTATGCGGTCCTCTGTGGGCTTTCTGTCTCAGAGAAGGCTTTTCGGGAACCCGCTGATGAAGGAAGAATTTCAGAGACTCCGGTTGGCAGGATGCACAAGCCTTTACAAGAAAGATATGCTGGGACATTTCGGGTGTGTAAACGCCATAGAGTTTTCCAACAATGGAGGGGAATACCTTGTGTCCG GAGGGGATGACCGCAGAGTGCTGCTGTGGGATATGGAGAGAGTCCTCCATGCTCGCTCGGCCAAGCCTCTCATACTGAAAGGAGAACACCTCTCCAACATCTTCTGCCTGGCTTTTGACAGCACCAACAAGAGGGTGTTCTCTGGGG GTAACGACGAACAGGTCATCCTTCATGATGTAGAGCA AGGCGAGACTCTGAACGTGTTCCTTCACGACGATGCGGTGTACGGCCTGTCAGTCAGCCCCGTTAACGACAACGTGTTCGCCAGCTCCTCGGACGACGGACGGGTCCTCATCTGGGACACACGGCAGCCGCCACACGGAG AGCCCTTCTGTCTGGCCAACTACCCATCAGCCTTTCACAGTGTGATGTTTAACCCGGCAGAGCCCCGACTGCTGGCTACAGCCAACTCCAAGGAGGGGGTGGGGCTGTGGGACATCCGCAAGCCTCGCAC ttctctgctgcgGTACGGCGGTAGCATGTCCCTGCAGAGTGCCATGTCGGTGCGTTTTAACAGCGCAGGGACCCAGCTCCTGGCCCTGCGTCGCAGGCTACCCCCGGTCCTCTACGAGCTACACTCTCGCCTACCCAGCTTCCAGTTCGACAACCAGGGCTACTTCAACTCCTGTACCATGAAGAGCTGCTGCTTCGCTGGAGACAAGGATCAG TATGTCTTGTCTGGATCAGATGACTTCAACCTTTATATGTGGAGAATCCCAAAGGATCCTGAAgcag gaGGCCCGGGGCGTGTGGTCAACGGAGCGTCCATGGTCCTGAAGGGTCACCGTTCCATCGTGAACCAAGTCCGGTTCAACCCCAGCACCAATATGATCTGCTCCTCCGGGGTCGAGAAGGTCATCAAG gCGTGGAGCCCCTACCAGCAGACAGAGAGTCTGGGCGACCTGGATGGTTGTGTGGAGAATAAGTCCAGGAGTCTGTACAGCCATGAGGAGTATATCAGCCTGGTGCTGAACAGCGGCAGCGGCCTGAGGCACGACTACGtctcacag gaggatcctcgtATGATGGCCTTCTTTGACTCTCTGGTTCGTCGGGAGATCGAGGGCTGGAGTTCGGACTCAGACAGTGACCTGAGTGAGGGGGCCATCCTGCAGCTCCACGCCAGGGGACGACGCTCCACGCGGGCTGTAGGAGACGGCGCCGGGGTCCTGGTTGGTGCTGCTTCACCTGTACATCCCGCTGCTGCTATGGGCGACTCGGACcgctcctcctcatcctcattgGCTGCACCCGAGGCCTTGGGGGCGGAGCCGCTGCTGCCCAGGAGTCGTCAGCGACATCACCAGTCTGCGTTCTTATTGGACCTGGTGGGAGAGGACTCTGATTCCTCTGGGTTCTGGCTGGACCCCATGCCACGCCCCAGCCCCCGAGACAACTCCACCCTCTCCAGCCCCACATCCTCCCCCGCTGgggcctcctccagctcctccaccagCTCTGAGGATGAGGAGCGCCGCAGGGTCAGCACCCGGCAACGCAACGCCGCACGGAGGCGCCGCATGCACTTCCCCTGCAGGCCCAGTGGAGGGCGCCCCGAGTCCGCCCAGGCCCTGTACCCCGGGGGGGTCGACTCCTGCTCCTACCCCAAGATCTCCATGGATGAGGCCTCATCCTCCTCCGCGTCCTCCACGGAGCTGCAGCAGGGCCCGGACTCGGTCCAGATCGGACCCCACAGAAGGAGCTCGAAAACGGGTAGATGTGCCAGCAATTCGGGCAGACTTACCGGTTCCAGCCCTGCAGTCTCTCTGGACAGCCAAGATGACCTTCTCATCACCTCTCAGGACACCCTGCAGCAGAGGACCGAGTCCCGGGAGGGAGGGGTGACTGGGGCTGCTTTAGAGAGGATGGACAACAGTAGCTgggtctcctcttcctccagacaTCACCACAGCCCCCACCAGACTGAGATGACTGAAGTGCCAGTAGACCGTCTGGCTCCAGACCTGTTTGCGTCCCCAGATtccaggggggagagggaggcctTGGCGGGGAAACAAACAGACACTATGaaccaggaagaggaagaggcagGGCTGTCTTCTCAGAGAGGCCAGGCCCCGACCCAGGGGGCGCTAAAACGGACTCACCTGGGGTCAGGGGGTCAAGGGTCAGGGGAGGGGTTAGAGAAGAAGTTGAAGAGATGA